The genome window GGCCTTGATGTCTTCGAGGTTGATCGCGCCGAAGCTCGGCTCCATCGCGCAGACGATCTCGGCCAGTTTTTCGGGGTCGGCTTGGTCAAGTTCGATGTCAAAGCAGTCAATGTTGGCGAATTTCTTGAAGAGCACGGCTTTGCCCTCCATCACCGGTTTGGAGGCCAGCGCGCCGATATTGCCCAGCCCCAGTACCGCGGTGCCATTGGTGACCACGGCCACCAGATTGCCGCGCGAAGTGTAGCGGGCGGCGGTGTCGGGGTCGTTCTTTATCTCAATACAAGCCTCGGCCACGCCGGGCGAATAGGCGCGCGCCAGATCGCGGCCATTGGCCAGCGGTTTTGTGGCGCGCACCTCAAGTTTGCCGGGGCGCGGGTGTTCGTGGTAATCCAATGCTGCTTGGCGCAAGTTGGGGGTGTCGGACATCGTTTGTGCTTCTCCCGAATAATGGTTTAGCGTTAAACTAATTTTTGCGCGCAAGCAAAGCGGCATTTGGATTAGATGGTCATCGGCCCGTGTCTACGTGATACCTAGATTAACCGCCGTGCGTGACGCGGCGTTTTCCATCGCACTGGGTGGGGCAATTTTCTATACTCGCTCCAAAGGGAGATATTCATGACTGATTTGCGCGAAGTGGCTGTGTTGGTGCGGGAAAATGCCCATGCGCCTTATTCGAATTTCAAGGTTGGCGCGGCGATCCGCACGGCGTCGGGCGCGGTGTTCAGCGGCTGCAACGTCGAAAACGTCGCCTACCCGCAGGGCACCTGTGCCGAAGCCGGAGCGATTGCTGCGATGGTCGCGGCGGGCGAGCGTGAGATCGCCGAAGTCTATGTGGTGGCGGGCAGTGATCTGCCAGTCACGCCCTGCGGGGGCTGCCGTCAAAAGCTGGCAGAGTTTTCGGGCGGTGCGGTATCGGTGACGATGGCGACCGTGGCGGGCAAAGAGCAGCAGATGACCATGGGCGAACTGCTGCCGGGGGCCTTTGGTGTCGCCCATATGCAAGGTTAAACCCATGAGCGCGCGGAATATTCTGGCGCGGCTGCGCCACGGCGAGGTGTTGGACACCGATGCGCTGTCTTGGATGGCGGGTGCATTGGCAGATGGTAGGGTCAGCGACGCGCAGGCCGGGGCGTTTGCCATGGGCATCTGCCTTAATGGCTTGGATGAACCGGGCCGCGTTGCGCTGACGCTGGCGATGCGCGATTCGGGGCGGGTGCTGGCGTGGGATTTGGACGGCCCTGTGCTCGACAAGCACTCCACCGGGGGCGTGGGCGATTGCGTATCGCTGATCCTTGCGCCGGCGCTGGCGGCCTGCGGGGCCTATGTGCCGATGATCTCGGGCCGGGGTTTGGGCCACACGGGCGGTACGCTTGATAAGCTAGAGGCGATCCCCGGCGTCAGCACACAGCTGGAAGAACGGCAATTTCGCGCGGTCGTGCGGGACGTGGGCTGCGCCATTGTCAGCGCGAGCGGCGACATTGCCCCAGCAGACCGTCGGCTCTACGCGGTGCGGGATGTGACCTCGACCGTGGATTCGCTCGATTTGATTACCGCGTCGATCCTGTCAAAGAAGCTCGCGGCGGGGCTGGACGGGCTGGTGCTGGACGTGAAGGTTGGCAGCGGTGCGTTCATGAAAGATTTGGCTGAGGCGCGCGCCTTGGCCCAAGCGCTAAGCCGCACGGCAACGGCGGCGGGCTGCCCGACCACGGCAATCATCAGCGACATGAACCAGCCGTTGGTGCCAAGCCTAGGCAACGCGCTGGAGGTGGCCGAGGTGATGCGGGTTCTGACTGGCCTTACATCGGGGCCGATTCTTGATGTGACCGTTGAACTTGGTGGCGGTTTGTTGGCCAGCGGTGGTTTGGCGGCGACTGCGGAAGCGGGAGCAGAGGCTCTGCGTGCGGCAGTCGCCGATGGTCGCGCGCTTGACCATTTTGTGCGGATGCTGAGCGCCATGGGTGCGCCCGCAAATTTTGCTGAAGAGTGGCAGCGCGTTCTGCCCGAAGCCCCCGTAATTCGCGCCGTGCCTGCGCCGCGTGATGGTTATATCAGCGCGATCGACGGGGCAGCGCTTGGCATGGCGGTGGTTAACCTTGGCGGGGGCCGGGTGGTCGAGGCGGATCAGATCGATCCTGCCGTGGGCCTATCGGAAGTACTGCGTTTGGGGGATCAGGTGCGAGCAGGCCAGCCGCTGGCGATGATCCACGCCGCGCGGCCAGAGGCTGCGGATACGGCAAAGGCAGCAGTCTTGGCGGCGATCACATTGGGCGACACGCCGGTTAAAGTACCGGATTTGATCTTGGAGAGGATCGGTTGATGGGACGTGCATTCTTGGTCGTGATCGACTCGGTCGGCATTGGCGGTGCGCCGGATGCGGCGGCATTCTTTAACGGCGATCTGCCCGATACCGGGGCCAACACGCTGGGACATATCGCGCAGGCCTGTGCGGCTGGTAAGGCAGAAGAGGGCCGCAGCGGGCCGCTTGCCCTGCCCAATCTTGATAGGCTGGGGCTGGGCGCTGCGCTGACGCTCGCCAGCGGGATGGACGCGCCGGGTTTGGGGGCGACACCAGAGGGGCGATGGGGCGCCGCAACGGAAATCTCGCAGGGCAAGGATACCCCTTCGGGCCATTGGGAGTTGGCGGGGTTGCCGGTGCCTTGGGCTTGGCATTACTTCCCGGATGAAACACCGGCCTTTCCAGCCGACCTGACCGAAGAGGTCGCGCGGCTGGCGGGCACCGACGGCATCTTGGGCAATTGCCACGCCTCCGGCACGGCGATCATTGAGCAGTTGGGGGCAGCGCATTGCGAAAGCGGCTGGCCGATCTGCTAT of Sulfitobacter sp. DSM 110093 contains these proteins:
- a CDS encoding thymidine phosphorylase: MSARNILARLRHGEVLDTDALSWMAGALADGRVSDAQAGAFAMGICLNGLDEPGRVALTLAMRDSGRVLAWDLDGPVLDKHSTGGVGDCVSLILAPALAACGAYVPMISGRGLGHTGGTLDKLEAIPGVSTQLEERQFRAVVRDVGCAIVSASGDIAPADRRLYAVRDVTSTVDSLDLITASILSKKLAAGLDGLVLDVKVGSGAFMKDLAEARALAQALSRTATAAGCPTTAIISDMNQPLVPSLGNALEVAEVMRVLTGLTSGPILDVTVELGGGLLASGGLAATAEAGAEALRAAVADGRALDHFVRMLSAMGAPANFAEEWQRVLPEAPVIRAVPAPRDGYISAIDGAALGMAVVNLGGGRVVEADQIDPAVGLSEVLRLGDQVRAGQPLAMIHAARPEAADTAKAAVLAAITLGDTPVKVPDLILERIG
- a CDS encoding cytidine deaminase → MTDLREVAVLVRENAHAPYSNFKVGAAIRTASGAVFSGCNVENVAYPQGTCAEAGAIAAMVAAGEREIAEVYVVAGSDLPVTPCGGCRQKLAEFSGGAVSVTMATVAGKEQQMTMGELLPGAFGVAHMQG